Proteins from a genomic interval of Oncorhynchus nerka isolate Pitt River linkage group LG13, Oner_Uvic_2.0, whole genome shotgun sequence:
- the LOC115139617 gene encoding cytochrome c oxidase subunit 7A2, mitochondrial produces the protein MYRHIQALQQVSRRTLSTSARRQVENKVPHKQKHFQEDNGIPIHLKGGVSDAILYRATMALTILGSAYVVYELVCAAFPKKKE, from the exons ATGTACCGACACATTCAA gcgctccagcaggtgtcgCGGCGGACACTGAGCACTAGTGCGCGCAGGCAGGTGGAGAACAAGGTCCCACATAAACAGAAGCATTTCCAG GAGGACAATGGGATTCCAATTCATTTGAAAGGGGGTGTCAGCGACGCCATCCTGTACAGAGCAACAATGGCACTCACCATCCTAG GATCTGCATATGTCGTATATGAACTGGTTTGTGCCGCTTTCCCCAAGAAGAAGGAGTGA